One bacterium genomic region harbors:
- a CDS encoding ABC transporter ATP-binding protein, producing the protein MSSLIKLINISKFYQRDSLKIPVLNNVNMEVPEGEFLALMGPSGSGKTTLLNLIGGIDKPTAGKVIIAEKEISSFGESALAKWRSDNVGFIFQFYNLIPVLTAFENVELPLLLTNLSKVERKKRVEFALGVVGLGDRIKHYPKQLSGGQEQRVAIARAIVTDPMIIVADEPTGDLDRVSAEEILTLMERLNKEFKKTIVMVTHDPHAAERAHIIKHLEKGDFV; encoded by the coding sequence ATGTCATCATTAATTAAGCTAATCAATATTTCAAAATTTTATCAGCGAGATAGTCTTAAAATTCCTGTACTCAATAATGTGAATATGGAAGTGCCGGAAGGTGAATTTCTCGCATTGATGGGTCCATCAGGTTCCGGCAAAACTACTTTGCTTAACCTTATTGGTGGAATAGATAAACCAACTGCTGGTAAAGTTATTATAGCTGAAAAAGAGATTTCAAGTTTTGGTGAATCCGCACTTGCAAAATGGAGATCGGATAATGTAGGTTTTATTTTTCAATTCTATAATCTTATTCCTGTACTGACAGCTTTCGAAAATGTTGAACTCCCACTCTTGCTGACAAATCTATCAAAAGTTGAAAGGAAAAAACGCGTTGAATTTGCTCTTGGAGTTGTAGGACTTGGAGATCGCATAAAGCATTATCCAAAACAACTTTCAGGTGGTCAGGAACAAAGAGTTGCAATAGCAAGAGCAATTGTAACTGATCCTATGATCATTGTTGCCGATGAACCTACCGGTGATCTTGATAGAGTATCAGCTGAAGAAATTTTAACATTAATGGAAAGACTTAATAAAGAATTTAAGAAAACGATTGTAATGGTAACTCACGATCCGCACGCTGCCGAAAGAGCTCATATAATTAAGCATCTTGAAAAAGGAGATTTTGTTTAA
- a CDS encoding FtsX-like permease family protein: MRILKLIIKNSLRHKLRTILTILGISIAVFAFGLLRTVVTAWNAGVEASAANRLVTRQAVSFIFPLPLAYRDQISKIPGVDVVTFANWFGGVYIDKNQFFARLAVDAETIFDVYPEFLISDQEYQTFLKERNSCIIGEGIAKQYNLKVGDLMTIEGDIYPGDWQFVIRGIYKPRDKTTDATQMLFHWDYLNERMKEWDTGRDNEVGWYVVKINDPDKSALISEQIDALFKNSRAETKTESERAFQQGFVAASSAILTSINVISFVIIGIIMLVLGNTMIMSARERTREYAVFKTIGFSAKHMIGLILGESLFIAAIGGGLGLFLSFPIVEGVSQAIPKGMFPVFELEPITLIFAVSSAILIGIAASIFPIMKALRTSIVDGLRFIG, from the coding sequence ATGAGAATATTAAAGTTAATAATTAAAAATTCACTCAGGCATAAGTTAAGAACTATTCTTACCATACTTGGAATTTCAATTGCAGTTTTTGCATTTGGATTATTACGCACCGTTGTGACAGCATGGAATGCAGGTGTCGAAGCCTCCGCAGCTAATCGACTTGTTACACGGCAGGCTGTTTCGTTTATCTTTCCGCTTCCGCTTGCCTACAGGGATCAGATTTCGAAAATTCCCGGAGTGGATGTAGTCACCTTCGCAAACTGGTTCGGTGGAGTTTACATTGATAAGAATCAATTCTTTGCACGACTTGCAGTTGACGCCGAAACTATCTTTGATGTATACCCTGAATTTCTGATTAGCGATCAAGAATATCAGACTTTTCTAAAAGAAAGAAACAGTTGTATCATTGGCGAGGGTATTGCAAAGCAGTACAATTTAAAAGTGGGTGATTTAATGACAATCGAAGGTGATATTTATCCGGGTGACTGGCAATTTGTGATTCGAGGCATTTATAAACCAAGAGATAAAACTACAGATGCTACTCAAATGCTTTTCCACTGGGATTATTTAAATGAACGAATGAAGGAATGGGATACAGGAAGAGATAATGAAGTTGGATGGTACGTGGTAAAAATAAATGATCCGGATAAATCAGCTTTGATTTCAGAACAGATTGATGCGTTGTTTAAAAATTCTCGTGCAGAAACCAAAACTGAATCTGAAAGAGCATTTCAGCAGGGTTTCGTTGCCGCATCGAGTGCAATTTTAACATCCATAAATGTAATTTCATTTGTCATCATCGGAATAATTATGCTTGTTCTCGGCAACACGATGATTATGTCTGCAAGAGAAAGAACAAGAGAATATGCTGTATTTAAAACTATCGGGTTCTCAGCAAAACATATGATTGGATTAATTTTAGGAGAATCTCTTTTCATCGCTGCAATTGGCGGAGGATTAGGATTGTTTCTTTCATTTCCAATTGTTGAAGGAGTAAGTCAGGCAATTCCTAAAGGTATGTTCCCGGTATTTGAACTTGAACCGATCACTTTAATTTTCGCTGTGTCATCGGCTATTTTAATCGGAATCGCTGCATCAATCTTTCCGATTATGAAAGCATTGAGGACAAGCATTGTTGATGGATTAAGGTTTATTGGATGA
- a CDS encoding ABC transporter permease — protein sequence MNLPVLIVLVVITIAYLFFLIKITIDSVSKKRFVWTAFIIIVPIVPIIYYLVYVLNVPFKYSIKNFTSRKLTTFITIFGVALVVFVFTAVLMMAYGIQKTLIATGQPDNVIVTRKAATGEITSIVDGETQDVIRTLPHIAVDKNGYQIISTEPVVVINLEKFSGGMSNVTVRGVSNVVLELRPQVKIIEGQMFKFGLRELIVGSGVTTKFKGAAIGDEVRFAGDDWKIVGIFDSEGSGFDSELWGDSQQLLNAFNRGNNVSSMTLKLDDLSNFDNFKKQFEFDKRLQQFEPKIEQKYFEEQSEFMAAFIRIIGIVITVIFSFGAMIGAAITMYAAVANRTVEVGTLRALGFKRRSILVVFLIESLVIAITGGLIGIFLASFLQFFNISTLNFQSFSELAFSFSLSPAIIITSLLFAIIMGIVGGFFPSVRASRLKIVDALRSV from the coding sequence ATGAATTTACCGGTATTAATAGTTTTAGTTGTAATCACTATTGCATATTTATTTTTTCTAATCAAGATTACTATTGATTCTGTTTCAAAGAAAAGATTTGTTTGGACAGCATTTATAATAATTGTTCCGATCGTACCAATCATTTACTATCTTGTATATGTATTAAATGTTCCTTTTAAATATTCAATAAAAAATTTCACTTCAAGAAAGCTAACGACTTTTATTACAATCTTTGGTGTTGCATTGGTTGTATTTGTATTTACAGCTGTTCTGATGATGGCTTACGGAATTCAAAAGACACTAATTGCGACCGGACAACCTGACAACGTAATCGTAACAAGAAAAGCAGCTACCGGTGAAATTACAAGTATCGTTGATGGTGAGACTCAGGATGTTATAAGAACGCTTCCGCATATCGCTGTTGATAAAAATGGCTATCAAATCATTTCAACAGAACCGGTGGTTGTGATCAACCTTGAAAAATTTAGCGGTGGGATGAGTAACGTAACTGTAAGAGGTGTTTCGAATGTAGTACTTGAATTAAGGCCGCAAGTTAAAATTATTGAAGGTCAAATGTTCAAGTTTGGTTTGCGTGAATTGATTGTTGGTTCAGGTGTAACCACAAAATTTAAAGGCGCTGCAATCGGAGATGAAGTAAGGTTTGCCGGAGATGACTGGAAAATTGTTGGCATTTTTGATTCTGAAGGAAGTGGCTTCGATTCTGAATTGTGGGGTGATTCCCAGCAACTTCTTAACGCATTCAACAGGGGAAATAATGTTTCCTCGATGACTCTTAAACTTGATGATCTAAGCAACTTTGATAATTTTAAAAAACAATTTGAATTTGATAAACGACTCCAGCAGTTTGAACCGAAAATAGAACAGAAGTATTTTGAAGAGCAGTCAGAATTTATGGCCGCTTTCATAAGAATAATAGGCATTGTTATTACTGTTATATTCAGCTTCGGAGCAATGATTGGCGCGGCAATTACAATGTACGCAGCAGTTGCCAATCGTACTGTTGAAGTTGGAACACTCCGCGCACTTGGATTTAAAAGAAGAAGTATACTCGTTGTATTTTTAATTGAATCGCTTGTTATCGCAATTACCGGCGGATTAATAGGAATTTTTCTCGCATCATTTTTACAGTTTTTCAATATTTCGACATTAAACTTTCAATCATTTTCTGAGCTGGCCTTCAGCTTCAGTCTTTCACCAGCAATTATAATCACTTCACTTCTATTTGCAATAATTATGGGAATTGTTGGCGGATTTTTTCCTTCAGTTCGTGCTTCAAGATTGAAAATAGTGGACGCATTGAGATCCGTATAA